From the genome of Glycine soja cultivar W05 chromosome 14, ASM419377v2, whole genome shotgun sequence:
CGACTCAGACTTTCAAATAGacgaaacttttaaaataaaaaaatactgttATATGGGAGACTTAGTTCTTGATTTCCTCGTATACAAGCTAAGAGGCTCTATATTTATAGACAAGCTCTAGACTTAGATACGAACTTCACACACCACAATAATTCATTCACTCTAGTGTTATGATTCACACATAAATAAGTTGTTGTTGACAACCATAAGTTCGCATAAATAcacaaattatcaaaatatagaGCCTCTTAGCTTGTATACGAGGAAAGAGTATATTCAAACCTTAATCATAGGTTGACAATTAATTTAAGAGGCAATTGGTGATTAATTGTCTATTAAGATAGTCattatcaaaattaacaaatttatttatcatgcatgataatttgtaattagaAGATAATGTAAAAACACCATGCACTAATATCATGAACTTGAAAGTTTGAATATGGTAccctaaaataaatcaatttgcaTAAACTaactaatttgttttttttttttgtttatcttaAGCTAAGCAAACAATTTTTGATAAAGAAATGTGTgaataaagataagataagctTAGATTATGAATTCACATGCATCAATTTCCCCATAATCTTAATCATAACTAAGAAcccaaaattaaacaattaatcACCAATTGCCTCTTAAATTAATTGTCAACCTATGATTAAGGTTTGAATATACTCTTTCCCCTAAATTAAACCTCGATTTGATCATTTGGAATTTAATTTAGGATTAATGATGAATTATAGAGAGGTTTGCAAAAAGAGAATTCATGCCACTAATTTGATCATGCAAGTTTTACAAACCTTATCAATCATTCTACAGATTAGTGAATTATGAGTAGATGGTCACTAACACATAATCAACTATCAATCAAAGTGATCAGTTCCAACATAAAAGTTAAGATGATAAAATGATAGGattaattgaataatatcatataactcaattaaaatatagaatCAGAGTACATGGGTATAGGCCATACAAGTACATCATAATCCGAGTCCTAAGGATTTAGCCATCCATGATCATAACACAACcaaacaacatacaaaatagcATGTAGAATGAAAGAGATCGATAATCCTTATAAATTATGACCCCAATCGTTCCTCACACGATCAAAAACCCTTTGTTGTTCGAAATAATGTAAAAGATCCTCTAAAACATCTCCTATCTTCTATTTATACTAAGGATAATTAGAATTGCAGCACGAAGGTCAACAAAGGCCATGCTAAGGGTAACATGGCCATTCTTAAGAATTAATGACGTTGATGCTAATGTTTTCTCATGGAACAGCACTGACCATGCTATCAGTAGCATGACCGTCCTCGTATGAGTGACGTTGGAGGGGATTCTTTGTTGAAATTCAACATGACCATTTTGAAATAGCATGAGTTGTAGGTTTAACACGGGTCGTGCTACAAGCAACATGAGTTGTGCTCTTTGAAGGCACTCATAATTGATTCTTTACTTCGCTCTTTTGGtccctttttttatgatttcaacTTCTTTGCTTAACTATTTACACAATAAGATGAAAACAAgataaaatgagataaaaattaAGGCTCAAGAACCTTCAAACAATTTATCATGAAAACACTTTACAATATTAAtgtatcatattttttcttatgtCGAGTCTAATAAATATGTATTATCAACAAAATACcaataaaagtttttatacGGTATGATTCTTAAGGTAATTATTACAAAACTCAATAcacttatcataattttttttaccacaaATAAACTCATCATAGTTTGTGATTAAGAGAAGGCTTAACTGCTTATTGTACGTTCAAAATCTCTTTGCGAAGAATACAAGTACCAACTTGGTTACTTGGGTCAATgcttcaaaccttgaaaattcatCAAACGTGTCCAAAGAAAGGAACGGTGTCAATGGGTCAAGAGGGTTCCTCTAgaccaaaagtttttttttttttataaaaaaaaaacagttgaaATTCCAAGTACCATGAATAGACCGAAGACCAGGTCTATGTTTCCACCCAAGTTCATATTTGTTcttgaatatgtttttaatgtttagaaatacgattttttttttcatttcaatatctatttgaattttatttattttttcttttacactTAATCATAAAGTTGAATTTTCCATTCCTCGTCTTAAAACTAAAGCACGcgatttatatttttcaacgactaaaataataaaataaaatgtttttgatgTTTAGAAATAtgatgtttctttctttttcatttcaatatCTATtcgaatgtttttattttttttcttttcatttaatcataaagTTGAATTTTTCATGCTCGTCTAAAATCAAAGCACGTGGTTCGactaaagtaataaaattaaacaaaaaattatttttaaaaaagtttttaattttgtatactGTTAGCATAAAGTTGTTTCCTTGGGCAACTAATTAAACATTATCATAAGaagtcttatttttaaaatatttaacataaaaaccaacaaattaatcatataatgattgaataataaattaaattctttaaaacaACGCAAATTTTCATGACTAGAACATATGTTTAAACGGAAAACGAATGGGCTCCTCTAATAgtaaatttttcctttaaaaagaCAACCAACATAGAAGCTTACCAATAAACTTGTTCTTCTTAACAAAACCTTTTATATCTTCACAGAGTAGCGCTAAATGGTACCAAAACAAAACCTTTTATATCTTCACACAGAGTAGAGCTAAATGGTACGAAAGACTTCAGAAAATTTTAACGAAACAGATGTTTTAATATAATTGGcaaattgttttcaatttaataGATAAAAAGGATTTGATAATTAACGAAAATCATAGGTGATCACACAATATATGCAGTATTCGTGCAATACGAATTGGTAAGTAATTCCCTTTTATTAATTTAGCATGTGAATTGGCATGAAACCTGTAACCAGAACTTCCCACCATGACCAACCAATCTAAGATGCTGTTCTTCTATATAGACtcaaggaagaaaaaagatagTAAACTCGTGCAATGCATTAATAACGAAAATTGTCAttagtaacaattttttttgtcactaaTGCATTAATTTCTTGTATGATCGAGCTAATAGTGAAGGAATACGGGGGTATATTTGCCTTGTTCCTTAGGTAACTAGTTTATGAGTATAACGTTGCCTTGCTCATTGGGTAACTACTTTATGCAGAAGAGCTTATCCTGTTTGTGTCCACTCCaatataagaattaattttagatGGCTTACACTTCATTTCTCCACAATAATTgaaaggaagaaaacaaaagtgagAAATGCTTTTTGGATATTGGAAGCTTTAGCTTGTAATCCGTACACGATTATTGGCATGCAGCAGAAAGAGAATGGACTCAAAAGCAGCCTGCAAGAAAACGGGAAGGTTGGTTCGAGGACCTGTTGGTCAAAGGAAAGGAAAGGAGAACAGATTTTCCAATTTTGAATTGGGGTAACAATCATAGAATCAAGATTCTCTAATTAAATCAAGATTGTTGACATGGATTAATGGTCCTTCGAAAAGATACACATATTCTGACttcttttttgatttatttgtgtattataaatatttcataattgCCATATCATACCAACATGTTATTTGCATGAGTTAAATTGACCCcagttgtaaataaaaaaaatataattagataaAGAGACTCcattaaaagtaatattaattAGACAAATTTCCTACCCTATATTATATGTCATCAACAACTAATGAATACGACAACAAAATTAATGTTACATAtcattataatttgtaaaattcATCATTCATCACATTAGTTAATTGGTAGAAGGAGAGAACAATATTGTTTcagggataatttaatttttattttccttatttctTTCTCTCATGACATTGTATACTATCATGTTATTGAGAATAATGAGACGACAAGAATCTCCACACCAACAACAAAGCTTGGGAAACCAATCAAAGTATTAAAGCAACGGACTTTCGTCAAAGTGACTTTCGTCAAAGTGGAAGTCAGTGTCAAAATGAACAGATGCCATCTCAAAATTCATGTTCAGACGTTGATAGTCTGTACATGAAGAATACACATTATCTgcattagtattattattattattattatcagatTCCATCCTGAAGGGCATAATGGTAGGCTTGAATGGTTGAAAATCCTTTAGATCTGACCACAAGTTAGGATCCGAGTACTTATGATCTGCAACATCACTATGGGTGTCTTCTTTGGGAAATTCTTGTTTTATAGTTAGGTTTGGTGAGCTAATGTGGTGATCTTGTACATTTGGTACCTTGGAGTCATGATGATCAAAATTCAGAAGATATGATGATTCCCATTCAGTAGAACTAGAACCTATGGCTGAATGTGTAGCCATAGGGGTGCCATTGCATGTGTGAATTCCAATGTAAGTAGTTTGCAACATATTCGGATTCTCTTGATCCACCTGCACCTGTTTGATTGCTCGGCAACCTTGATCATACTTGTGACTGCACCTGAAGTAACTcctacaaattattatttttaacaagacGTTAGTTAGATGAGTAATCTTCTTAGGGAAATTGGTTTGGTAGAATGTGAACAATGAGTCTAGATTATAGGTTAATTAGTAATCATCATACATTTATTTGCTCATTTAGAAAACGTACCTGTAtcatcaattatatattaaaatcgtcAGCATCGTCTTATAGTTTATTAATAGGAAGATTTGTAAAGTAACTATGAAGCTGTTTAAAGAGAAGTTTTCGTACTAAAGTCTTCTCATACTTGTATCCAACCAACTAAAACGATAGTGGATGTTAAGCTTTACaaggaaaataagaaaaaagagtaaaagtAACAAATAAACACGCTAAGATAGATGAGTAACGGCATAAGAAAAGATGCGATACAGAATGATTAAAGTAGCTAGTGATACTTGGATATCCAAGTATTTTAGACATATACCTgattgatattttttacatgtgtctatctctttcttcttatcatatcaaatatttattatatttataactttttttaattttttttctttttcaattctagGTGTATATTAGCATGAGGTGTCCATTTAACATTTTTCATTGTTATATATGAGCAAATACTATTATGACACTTAATTAacagagaaaaatattataaaatatcgaTTATTTATGATGATTTGGATTCATGCATAAAAGGCCGCTGAAGGCACTTGGTGAGGTGAGTAGATTGAATAATTTTCAATCTTGTGAAAGAGGgtagaaggagaaaaagaaagacatTAGAGAAAATTACTAAAAAGAATCTCATGGGGAATgatatctttaaaattttggtATTTAATTACTAACTAGTACAATGAGATTGTGCGATACATGCATGTAGTGAACTTGATGACCAAATAGAATAAAGTTactgtttttattgttttatttataagagAATTAATTTTCGTTAGACAAAAGCTTATTTATTAAACAATTTTGAGTAtatcaatttcttttattttgttgatagtATTCTCAACGTTCACCTAGGAACTGTTTGTCGATCAGTATTTTggagtaatatatttttgttttcccaTTTCATCTGTATCCCTTTCCCCcccttaatttttctctttatttccaGAAAATATTAAGTAGTTCAATTATGATCTGACTAATTTCTAAATGATAAGTAAtccattttttcaaattatgaaaaaaattaataaccttGAATATATGTTATGTGCATATTAGTTGAGATCATAATGATTCTAAATGATATatagttttttctttaatttttcatcatatcatttatcatttatcatatttttcattttgtctttttcttccttttatccataaatttttaaaatgagttattatttcatcaatttcctttttcttgggagataggaaataaaacctcaaataaagaagaagacaTTACATGGGTTGCAACTTTATCATGTAACGCAAACTGTCTCAAAATTATAATCTTtccatggaaaaaaaaatgaaaagaaaaggaaaaacaataatttaacatatatacCTAGGAAATTCAGAATTCAGGATTCTCTTTTGTCCATACTTCCTCCATGCATGATTATCATCAGTGGTGCATGAGAGTATGGTCCATGTAAGTGCATTCTTCCTGCACTTGGAACAACAAATCAAGAGTATGCCCCATATGCATGTCATCATTTCAGGTATTATTATATAGAAGTAACAtattatccaataaaaaaatctgtACAATGCAATCTGCGAAATCTGAACCCCAActaaataaaatcaacacacAAGAATATTAGCTTCATAATTCTATATAGGTTTAATTACTCTCTGTTCTTCCTACAACAGCATTTCTTTTTATTacctataatttaaaatatcactttttaattcctataattgTAAACTTTTAATCCTTTTGCCCTCACTGTCTGTCTAAATTTATCTAACAGTCTTTGCATTCAgatgttttaaaataagtacAAAATTGAATCTGTCTAAACTTTTTGACAATTATTAATTCTTACAGTCATCTTAAAGGATTTACATGTAATAATGTTAGACAATTTTagacttcaaaataaaaaattaaaaaattataattataaagatgaaaataatatgttttcaaggtactaaaaaaaaagttgtaacaattataattaaaaacgaAAAAGGTAATTAGACATTCTAATTATATACCAATATGTTATTGACATGAGTGGAAATaaagttgaattttttaaataaaatttcaacttGATTTCtcatgaatgaaataaaaattagttgaaaaatatcaactaaatttgtcaacaaaaataaaattaacctgtcaataaaattaataaatatttcatagaagagaaaaaaaatccaatctGAAAATTCCTAATTTCTTTTCATACAACAAAATTTGTTCACTCAAGGTAAAACAATGACAGTTTACATATGTCCGTACTTCCGTACAAATCCCAGATCAAGAAATACTCTCAGTAACCCAAATCGTGAACCAAAGAAGGGTTTGTCGTGcgaactatatatataaaaagaagatATGTATAAGTATAACCTTCTATTGTAGCGACCTCTCCGACCCTTTTGGGATCTGTTCTCGCCGGAAACGGCCACCGGCGACCCATTTTGGCCGGAATTCAG
Proteins encoded in this window:
- the LOC114384591 gene encoding WRKY DNA-binding transcription factor 70-like, which encodes MNNIICAESESEISISAKNKRMIMKELVKGQESATQLKVLLEKPFGSEGSLSCQELTANVLRSFTQAISIINSSSADEVAHRSLLNSGQNGSPVAVSGENRSQKGRRGRYNRRKNALTWTILSCTTDDNHAWRKYGQKRILNSEFPRSYFRCSHKYDQGCRAIKQVQVDQENPNMLQTTYIGIHTCNGTPMATHSAIGSSSTEWESSYLLNFDHHDSKVPNVQDHHISSPNLTIKQEFPKEDTHSDVADHKYSDPNLWSDLKDFQPFKPTIMPFRMESDNNNNNNTNADNVYSSCTDYQRLNMNFEMASVHFDTDFHFDESHFDESPLL